GTATACGCACTGGGCAGGGCCCATCTGACAGTGAAACAACAGTACAACAATATGTTAGTCGTGTTATACATAATATGaaggcccacctgtcagtgagacAGAGGTAAAGTTTATGTTGGTCGTGCCGGTCACGAACGAACGAGTGACCGAGCAAGCCAAGTAGAAGAAGAACCAACCGTCCCGTCATGCAAGGAGCTCTCATTTTCCATTCCCTTTTGTATGGCGTAAGAATGTCACTAGGGTTTCGGTGGGTTCCACATGGGCCACATGGCAGACGTACTACCCCTACCACTGACAACCATATGCAGCAGTAGTATAGTCGCGATGCTACGATCGCTAAAAAAGACGACTCGTCCGCCGGAACACGTGACAGCCGTACGCCCCAGAGAAATCCAAGAGAAGAGGCGTTTTCcagctgacatgtgggacccacttgCCAGTAGTTGGATAGAGGGCTTTgtctttttgcaaactaaaaaataatttgttaataaaatttttacatatattcgtagcgatttaaaagctaagaccgtaaaataaactacgatgaaaaaacttaaattaactccaaatttaaaattaaaaattcaaattttggcttataggtataagcataagcaaaaggaTAGAGAGTGACGGATGTCGGAATGAGTAGTGGTATCTAGAAAAACCGAGTTAGATATGGTCAGACTCATttagcttatgcttataagttagaatttaaatttttaatcttaaatttgaaatttatttaaggGTTGTTATCGTTATTTGTTTCGTGGTATTTGCTTTTTAGGTCActtagaacatatataaaattttaatttataagttacttatcttttgtaaatatgccaaaTGATAACCCCGTATCTTAATCAATACTTCCTcctccaaaaataatatcatcTTTGCACCATCTTGTTtgtctaaaataagtttatttttaagcaaGCATTGATTGATAGTTTATGAAAGAAAAGACCAAATGAATTAAAAGTAGATAGAGTAGAGTACTATACCATTAAGAATTGATAAAATGAAGGGTAGTATTTATGATGTTCTAAGATACAtgtaatattgaaaaataaaatgattttacATAAAGGAAGGAAGTACGTAGTATCATTAGAGACCGAGAACATGAGCTGTATAGGTCTCTTAATCAatacatcaaaatattttttcattagtcTTTTCTTTATTCGTCCTACACTAAAATTTTCCTTAAACTGTGGTGATGCATAATAATACAGGAGTCTACTCTAAACTGTGGTGATGCATAATACAATACAGGAAGTATGTAATATTACATGAGTCTACTCTAAACTGTGGTGATGCATAATCATAATAGAGTTAATTAGatacatgccattataattttaccagttttaaaatatgacatttcaattcaactaattgtgaagatgtcattataattttagaactattttagatatgTCATTTTTAAACCAAATTATCCTTTACATGTGCCAAGGGCACATATGACAATATGgtctaaaaaatacaccgaaaaGTTATGATGTGACATAATTTTAATAGTTTTGAAATTATGATGGCATCCTTATAGGTAGTCGAattgtaatgatatattttaaaactaataaatttataataacatGCATCTAATTAACTCATAATAATACTAATGCTTCCGTATTCTTTCGGAGGGAGAGAGTTGGTTAATACTAGTGCAAGCCGCACTTTTCGTTCCCCGATCCGTGCTGCTCTCCCCGGAAAGAAAGGCTAGGAGTACGCGGACGCGAGTCATGCGACTCGTGAACGGACACACTGGAGTGTGGGGCTCAACCTCTGCGGTGGGTTTCGctggcccacctgtcggttgATCAGCTGGTAGGTGGTTCGGCTGTAATGGCGTCGACGGCGTACAGGTGGGCTGTGCTAGCTTGCGCTACGCCGGCtcggagatggagatggatgCGCTTGGGCTGGAGTACGCACGCCAGTTCAGTGTTGGTTTTTACCTTTTTGCCCCTCCCCATCTCGGCCTCTTTTGCGTACATGATATAGGTACTTTGCAACAGtcatcaagaatccattaccTTTTCGTAATCATATCATAGtctgataattattttttttatgagagCACAGTATAACGCACGACGGCAAATCTAGAGAAACCCCGAAATCGCCACGAGCGCCTCGTTGTCGAGGAGCATGTCGTCGTCTCTCACTAAAAGCACAAAGCCGTTAGTCGAACCCAGGACCTCAAGTGCTACTAAGACTTTATGTAACCACCAGACTAAGGCTCTTTCGTTCATAGTCTGATAATTATATTGTGCTTGTTGTCCAGCAGCGTGGTTTCTTATACACGTATTGCTCCGAGAGATGTTGCAAATTGAGGCATTTATGAATTATAGGATTTGTGTAGGAATTTGGAGCTTTGTACGGCATATAAAATTGCTAAGAAATGGCGTGATACATATAggttttagaagaaaaaaaacttagcaAGAACTTCAAtctctaaataaattttgtttgaatatTATCTCTTATTAGatttatgtgtttttctaTGGTTTATTCAACTgactattactatatttttttcgtattttacaaccatatattttatacttacATCTCTCTTAAAATCATATGCCTTTTATCCTCCGTTTTTATCGATTTGCCCTTTAAAGGAGCCCTAAGATGGTACATAGTACACACCTTCCGGATGATTGATCTTCTTTTCCCCCTCAAACACATGAGCTAAAATTCAGCCGTTGtgaaatttgattaaaataaaatgatcacTTTTTTCCTACCAAGCTCGCATTGAATATACTGGAAGATATGTTCAACAGTTCAAGTACACATAACACATCTAAACAAGTGCGCATGAGCTAAACCTGTGCACATAGTGCAAATGCGTGATTTTACCACCACACTCACATACATGTGTTTACTTGTATATGCAACGACTGTTTTAtgatcaaaattaagttttctGGAGATAAAAGCATCATTCAACCCCACCGATATTCATCCTATAAGCGCGTACAACGAGTAACCTAAACGGGCTAAAAATATGACCGTATCATATTTATGTTCACCTAGAATAGAGAATAaataggaaagaaaaacaagttCTATATTTAAAAGCTAGTTACAACACAAAATATTGTGTACAagttatatattaatgatagTACAATTATATGCTTacgtatatttattataagttaaCTCTATATTAAATCAAgtgatatgaaaatattttagagttAGCAGCTCATTGGACATTCTTCCCCTCTTCTCAAAGTTGCTTGGTCTTGTGACTATAGTTAACAGTAAATAAATGGTCAACCGTTAGCCATTAATCTAGAAACGAACAGGAAGGTGTTGCATGCAAATAGaataatagaaatatcatACCACCATGCAGTTGCATGATTATGCAATTTTACCACCCATCCACATCAAGGGAAAACACACAcctttccttaaaaaaaaaaaaaaaatctccaagaaccaaaaaaaaaaaaaaaaagagcttgGCCTCAACGCACACGCCCCCAATATTTATTCACAAGTAACACCTACTATTCCATCTAATTTTCCTTTCCCCCACACCTCCGTCGCCCAAGCCAAAGCCGTCTCGTCTCCACGTCCCACGCGCTCCCCCTCGCTGTCGCCCTCacctcacgccgccgccgccaccgccgccgccgcgccctcggAGGTCTAGGTGACGGACGCCTCCACGCGCGCGTTCGTCGTCGCGGCTTTGCCCGCGGCCATGGTGATATCGGcggagccaccgccgcctcctcctccggatCCCGTCGCGgatggcgcggcggtggaggccgcGTCGAGCGCTCGCCACCAGGCCGCGGTCCTCTCGTCGTTCCCGTCGCTCAAGACGTGGGGGAGCCACCGCGTCCTGCGGTGCGGCCACGTcagccgcgccggcgacgccatcgcggccgccgccaggCGTTCCCCCGAGCATCTCGACGGGGTCAGGGAGCGGCTCCTGCTCCGTCTCCGCGAGGTGGATGGGAGCGGCGACGTGGctgccgacgcggcggcggtagcCCCGGCACCTGCATCGGAGGTTGCCGCTGCCTCGCGCCCGTGGAAGCTGCGCAGTCGACGTCGCCCGGCGGTCACGCCGGCGTCCAGCGTGTCTCCGCCGCCCGAGAGGAGGGCCGCGAGGGCCCGCGCGGACGCCCTCGACCGGCCGCGGTTCTCGGTGACTCTGACGAGCGAGGAGATCGAGGAGGACGTCTACGCGGTCACCGGCgcgcggcctcgccgccggcctcggcggcgacctcgccCCGTGCAGAAGCAACTCGATGTGAGTTCCTTCTCCATCTCTCCTTTCCTTCCCTTGCACTTCGGCCCCCGCCGTTCCTTGTCCAGGGACTCATCCGTAATTTCGTAAACTTTACGTCCCCAGCTGCTATTTCCCGGTGCATGGCTGTCGGAGATCACCGTCGAGTCCTACCGGGTGCCCGACGATCGGTGAGCTCATCCCTGATTCCGACGACCACAGCGACAACTCGCAGGCTAGAAAACCCAAAAGGCCAATCCATCGAGCACCGCAACAATCTCCTATTATTAATCAATCATTAACTCATGTTGATTTCTCCCTTGTTCTGGTATTGTTCTTGCGAGATAGCAGTAGTAAATCGATTGGTTGATTGAACAGTGTGGGAGTAGCAGTAATACTTATTAGTGGTAACTAATTAAGGTTTAAGTGATTACTAGTAGTTAGTAGGTGTTCTTGTTAGCAAAAGGGCCTAATGAAGTAGTAGCAGTGGTGGTATTGTCCTCGATAATAGTACATTTGTTATTAACATCTCAATAGCAATGGTAATGCTACCTTTCGTTCCTTCGATCCATCGTTTGGCTCCTTGTGCATTTGCACTGATTCATCCTGAGGGTGGCAACGATATTATGCAAGTGATACTTATGAAATTAGTGAGGTATTTAGTGCATAATTACCAGTGCTATCCCTAATCTCGGTCGCATACCGGGAACGGCTGGGCCAACAGCATCCACTCCAGCAGGCTGCGGGGtgaggctgacaggtgggcccgacCCGCACTGGAGCCGAACAGTTTTTGCAAACCCTGGCGCTCTGCTTCGCCACAGTGAGCAGAGGAGAGCCTTTTCGTTGCCTGGTTTTAGTGCTACGTGGGGCCAACCTGTCAGAGAAACTGAGTACGGTTGGCACGTATCTGGAGTGAACCCGGGGTGGTCCCGGTCGTTGGACCGGGCCAGTTTTGCTCGGCGGTCGGACCACCGTGGGCTCGGTCCATGCACGTTGCTGGAGTTTTTCCGCCGGTTGTTTTCATGTGTTAAAACTTAAACGAGAGCTATTGATAAGGATTAATAGTGGTAATAGTATAGTAGTAGTTTTAAATTTCTGGACTGCTACCTTCCTTTTTAGGTCAAATACTGATAATTACAGTGATGAGACCGTGAACAAGTAGAGACTCTAGTTTGATGAGCCTGATCCTCTGTAGGTTGAGTTGTATAGACTTGTAGAGGCCATCTGATTGGTAGCGGATGATCCACAGATCATACGTGCGATGGCGCGCTTGACGTTGCACCTAACATTCGTATGGGATAACATGACACCAAACATGgcaacatgcatgcaaacaatTGTTGCTCAAAACATGTTAGGCTAGCCACCATGCACCTCACAGTGTAGTACTCCAGTAGTTCCTTCTTTCTGGGTGATCATCCCCACCATTGCGCACCTTTCAACTCTCACAAGGTAAGGTGTGATCGTTCTACTGATGATGAACTGATGGATCATCAAGTCTCCATGGCTATGTTTTTTTGACAGATAAAGGATAGAACTtggaagataaaagattatcttttttatagctatttaatagtataaataattaaaatagttaatataaagttaaaaatctactttagaaaagTGAGATTTtgaaattctatttttattaaaaaacatatcatttagcagttcggaaaacatACTTGtaaaagccaagaaataatctgAAAAGGAATCTATACATAAGAAATGCAGTCCATGTCGTAAACCCTTGCTCGAGCTgttttgctgttttttttactgcatTTGAGAGATGTTGCTGTTCCGTTCAACAAAAGGGGGAAGTtaagtactacctctgttccataataatatcattttttatttttccgttccaaacgtttgaccattcatcttatttaaaaaaatttgtaaaatacttaaaaaattagtcacgcataaaatactattcatgttttatcatctatcaagaataaaaatattaatcgtaaaaaaatttcaaataatacgGAGAGtccaaacattatataaaaaactaaaaaacgatattatttcgggacggaggtagtatctcTGCTCTGGAGTTGTGCATTTGTGCTTGGCAAGCTTCAGGAACTTTCCGAAACGTGCCAAACGCAGGGCAttctaaggtggtgtttagattgggaaaaattttgggagaagtatcacgtcaaatgtttgaccggatatcggaaggggttttcggacacgaatgaaaatattcgtctcaagatttctttcataactgtgtaattagttttttggttcatctatatttagtgctttatttaggtattcaaaaattcaatgtgatgttttaaaaaaaatttaggaactaaacaaggcctaaatttCTGATTCGGGATAAGCAGTTGCTGACTTGCTGGGCCAACTGCAGCCGTACGACGGCAGAAGTCTACCCTAAAATCCCTGGCTGCGGCACAATGGGGTCAGGACAAAGATGAACTAATATACTACTGGTGTTGAACAGTGCTAAGGTTGTCAAAAGGGGCATTTGAGATAGTTGAGATTGAACTATTATCTGCTATTTGATTGCGAGTATAGTTAACTATATTGACTATCATAAAGTAAGTCTAGCTTTAGAAAAGTCAGATGATAAAAatgtgcatatattttttttgcacgaaatatgtcgtttaggAGTTTGAAAAATGTAGCGCAAAACTAAATATTCATAGGTTTTACTATAACAAATTAATGTGTTCATCGTTTAGCCTTTAGcttatataagcataagtggaattttaaaattttctaactttATTTTAGGTTGATTTTAGGGGTATCACATTTTACCTTTTTAAGTATAAGgacactataaaagttttatcggtaagttattagttatttttaaatcgttaataAGAAGTTTTGGTAATAATAAGTACTCTATCAATAAATGTTTGAcgacattgacttttttatatatatttgattatttattttatttaaaaaattacataattattaattatttttatattattttatttattgttaaatataattttatacatatatatatagctttacatatttgaaaaaaatgaataagacgaataatcaaacgtgtataaaaaatcaatggcgttaaatatttaaggatGGACGTAgtattagttaaaattttgaaatgtcAAAGCTGGGCTGTGCATGAGAACGTTCCCGTAATGTTTGCGCTTTGGCGGCATCacgttttgtaaaattttaccAAGAGACCTAGCAGCACGTACGTGTTTCGTGCTACCCTGTcgaattccttttttttgtgtgtgttcatGGTGCCATGTCAACGCGTTGACACGAGAACTAAATTAGCCGGGTCGTATTTGATTCCAGCGAGGAGAAATAGACAAGGTCAACGCGGTAGATCATAGTCCTATCATACATACTTTACTCGCTAAGCTTTCTCTCGCCTTTGGAACCATACGTAGGTATGCACGTATGATGGCACAGAACAAGTCAGCTAATCGTATGTTCCTGGTGCTTATGGCTTTTCTATGGTCTcataggtggtgtttgggacaaatggatttatttttagtctcttgtcccatcgaatatttgaacacttattataaataattataaatagtaaatatagactattaataaaactcatctataatcttggactaattcgcgagacgaatttattgaacctaattaatcaatgattagcatatgtgatgccatagtaaacatgctctaattatagattaattaggcttaaaaaattcgtatcgcggattaccacttatttatgaaattagtttttttattagtctatgtttaatatttcaaattagtatctaaacatccgatgtgatatggagttaaaaagtttagcctcgTCTAAACAACCTAGTATCCTACTACACAACACAAACGTACTATTCAAAGCATACCTTGTCTGACATGAAACTTAAGATCCTCTCTATATCCACGTGTTAGTGTATATAATAATGCTAATATTATTGCAGAGGATGTAAATCCATCGGGCACCGGTGCGTGGCCACAACTCACGGTGCTCAGTAATAGCATTGGTTACTTCGATCTCCTATTTAAGCGCTATGAACCTAGATTTGAGTTACGTCACGATCGATTCGTCGAACCATTGGAATGGGAAAAGTGACCATTTCTGCTCAAATAGTGTGAATATCTAGAGAACCATTGTTCTGttctacaatatatatatcttcataAATAAGAGTAAATCTCATAAAACTATCAATAGTTCGATCAAACTATTATAAGAATACAGATTTAAAGGCGTAAATCATAAAACTAGATATTAAAACCATTTTTGTCAAATCTACAAATTTAAGGCTTTGTATCACAAATTTAACATTAATTATATCCAAAAACTATAACTTGtgtaactaaaaaaaagttcaaagtGGACTCTAAAACATGCAGGTGTTTCACCactaaatctgtagttttgttgaacaaaattttgaatctattgttttctaagaaatttactgttaaatatatagttttatgatacataaatttaaatctgTAATTTTGGGTAACTTGATAGAAGTACATATAGTTTTGTAGATTTTGCTCTTAAAATAGTACTAAACAAacattttaaattctaaatattaattaaaaataaaaatcaatcacACAAAAATGATGTTACTAGATCCATcattaaataaactataatagtatgatttttaatttcaaataatatttttatataaatattattgattAAGGTAGCATCTCAAAGAACGTATAACGTATAGTTGACTATGTTTTAGAACGGATAaagtatttacaaacgaaGTTGTCTCCTTTCCATCTCTTCTCACAACCACAGGATCTGACGCTTTACTTTTAATTTACCATCTCAGCCTATTCTCAATCATACAATTCTGGTCTATTAGAGCACATGGACatactattatttattgtttttaataatataaaagatagAATTAcctactataaagttaaaaatatattttagaaatataatttgatgaacttctatgcagaaattttttgaaaatttgatgaacttctatgcagaaattttttgaaaaaaaaaaccgtttAAGTAGTTCGAGAAGTAAGTATTTCTCTACTCTATCAACAACACCAAGTTGGAGTCTCCAGAACAATGGGGCCACTGAGGCATTGACTCCATTCCTCAGATCTCATGTGCTAGTCCATGAACAGATGGTTGTGTTAAAAATAATCAGCCGGATCTACTAGGAGCAGAACAAAGATAGTCGTGATACAGCTAAGAATTTTACTAGGCTAGTGGGACGGACCCGGATCCTCTGGTAGAGGCGCACAATACCATGTCTTTGGGATGTTTTTAACCGTCTGGTCTATGATGAACAAACAAAGACTGATTGTCGTAGTAAAACAAACAGTGATTCGATATAGCATAAATTCCTATTCACTCTGTTGCTACGATGAATAACTACAAAATCGATGTTTTTCTTCCTGACCAAGACAGACTCGACAGTACTGGGATATGCAAGGACATCCTAGTACTACACTACGTAATAGGTTTCCAGCTTCGTTATTGATGAATAGGATTCAGGCCCGGTTTAGTTACCAAAAAGTTTCAtataaatagaacattaaatatagatgaaaaaaaactaattgcacagttatgggagaaatcgtgagataaatcttttgagcctagttaggtcataattagccataagtgctacagtaactagcatgtgctaatgacggctcaaaagattcgtcttgtagTTTCTTGGcgaaatctgtaatttgtttttttcatttgtgtctaaaaaccccttccgatatctaATCAAACATCTGACGTAATatttattccaaaatttttggaatcTAAACGCACCCCGGCAAAAACACCCGCAAAGATGATACTCGTCACAGCTGAGAGAAGTGTTTGGAACTGACATTTGACGAGACAGGAGGACGTCCCAAGagtcaaaatcaactctaaatttaaggttgaaaattcaaaagatGAGATGAAATAGTCCAAGCTGATGTGTTTTCGTGCTATTATGCTTAGGGCGtcatcttttcctttttctaaagaaaaaaagtcaaacgatatatttataaacaaaaataatatgaattaaacttttatatcatgttctattgatctaaaagcaaatgctgaaaaataaattatgataaaaaactttaaatttaaggttaaaattttaaattttatcttataagcaggagcataagcgaaaaggtGGGGGTGTTAGACAAGTTCCCTAAAGGTAAAGGCTGCAGCACATGCTAGTCAGTTCAGCAAACATAGAGAAAATTACACAGCCGTAAGAAAGTAAACTGCCTCGCTTATGTAGGAGCTAGAAGGCAAAGAAAGTAGATACCAGAAAGGTATCCCAACAGCTAATAATACAAGAAAGTTGGAAAAATTAGCAACTTTGTTCTTGACTCAATAACTTAATGTGATTTTACACAAGATACACTGAACATGTCATTGTCGCTACTGCAAGTCCACCCTGTTCAGAAGGGATACTCCTGAAATCGTAGTAAAGACGCTAAATAAGTAGATGCTTTTCTACTACAATGCACGTAGACTTGTAAGAATTAACCATTTTTTACCAATTAGTCATTAGTCAATTTCATATCAAAAAGAACATATATGGTCAcatctaaaagccaaacaaaGTAAAGTTTTTGATAGCCTCAGCTGCCTTAAGAGTTTGAGTAATTTAATCCTTTTGCAGCGAATCTATCTAGGTACTTGCTAATTATCTAGGTACTTGCTAATTTCATCAGGCAATCCTTTTGCACTCAAACTATCTAGGTACTTCTGGAGTTTTTCATGAAGATTAATGAGGTAAAACGACTAGATTACCCTTCATTAATTGTCATTGTTAGTACTGGGAGGTGGGTAACTGATAGGTTTAAGATGACCCGTGGAATTCAAAAGTCGAGAACTGCGTGGGCGACCTGGCATGCTCAAACTCAAATGGGAGCACGCTTCTATTTTGGGCATTCCATCACTATAAACAACCTTGTACTCAAGAATTAGCTATATTTGGGATGGATGTAGTAGTATTTATCATGACTGCATGTAAATGGCCATTAGATGTTGCTTATGTTCACCAACAAAGTATTTCTTATGGAGGCAGCGGACAGTCATTCGATATTCACTAACTTGACTATCGTGCAAGAATTCCAACATTATACACAACTAAATGCTATGGTTTGAATATCAATTTATGTACATTTTCATCAGTCAAGATCTCTGACTGAAAATTGTAAGGAACTGGCCACGAATTGACACCTAACTTTAGTATCGTAAACAATTACATGCCTACAGAAATTAAAGGGAAGAGATTTTCACTCAGAGAAAGGTAGAGCTTACCTCATTCATAGGGTGGTGT
This is a stretch of genomic DNA from Oryza brachyantha chromosome 1, ObraRS2, whole genome shotgun sequence. It encodes these proteins:
- the LOC121053254 gene encoding uncharacterized protein LOC121053254, coding for MVISAEPPPPPPPDPVADGAAVEAASSARHQAAVLSSFPSLKTWGSHRVLRCGHVSRAGDAIAAAARRSPEHLDGVRERLLLRLREVDGSGDVAADAAAVAPAPASEVAAASRPWKLRSRRRPAVTPASSVSPPPERRAARARADALDRPRFSVTLTSEEIEEDVYAVTGARPRRRPRRRPRPVQKQLDLLFPGAWLSEITVESYRVPDDR